A region from the Vicia villosa cultivar HV-30 ecotype Madison, WI linkage group LG3, Vvil1.0, whole genome shotgun sequence genome encodes:
- the LOC131660859 gene encoding uncharacterized protein LOC131660859, with translation MPPFLSTSKALRSLATRKSGFNQLIRSSKSSERFDGCRCFSTIVFRDTHQILPFGSGIRFSTFSRNFDHNSFNSIQSRRFIGLGGDGAESVLSKTYEEKRVLGYSPEQLFDVVAAVDFYHGFVPWCQRSEIVQRNPDGSFDAELEIGFKFLVESYVSHVELDRPNRIKTTVSKSTLFDHLINLWEFSPGPVPGTCNLYFLVDFKFQSPLYSQVASMFFKEVASRMVGSFTERCRLIYGPEVRVLENSYGQRT, from the exons ATGCCGCCATTTTTGTCGACCTCGAAAGCTCTTCGATCCTTAGCGACACGCAAAAGTGGATTCAATCAATTGATTAGGTCTAGCAAGAGCAGCGAGAGATTCGATGGATGTCGATGCTTTTCAACCATTGTTTTCAGAGACACTCATCAGATTTTGCCCTTCGGTTCCGGCATTAGGTTTTCCACCTTTTCGAGAAATTTTGATCATAACAGCTTTAATTCTATTCAATCGAGGCGGTTTATCGGACTTGGTGGAGATGGTGCAGAAAGTGTTCTCTCCAAAACTTACGAGGAGAAGCGCGTTTTGGG GTACTCTCCGGAGCAATTATTTGATGTTGTTGCGGCTGTTGATTTTTATCATGGGTTTGTCCCGTGGTGTCAAAGGTCTGAGATAGTGCAACGCAATCCAGATGGATCATTTGATGCTGAGTTGGAGATTGGATTCAAGTTTCTAGTTGAAAGTTATGTTTCACATGTTGAATTGGACAGACCTAACCGAATAAAG ACAACGGTGTCAAAGAGTACCCTATTTGACCATTTGATAAACCTATGGGAATTTAGTCCTGGTCCAGTTCCAGGAACTTGCAATCTCTATTTTTTGGTTGACTTTAAGTTTCAGTCCCCACTTTACTCACAG GTTGCCTCAATGTTCTTTAAGGAGGTGGCGTCTAGGATGGTTGGTTCATTCACTGAGCGTTGCCGCTTGATATATGGACCAGAAGTGCGGGTCCTGGAGAACTCATATGGACAAAGGACATGA
- the LOC131660861 gene encoding thioredoxin-like 4, chloroplastic gives MSLVANVIPRQNILHTNSFLSVRLDLYLNKPLLSKISHLVFSSVRNYGHEKLYLGGIRIEPVMKIGHDFFPGKIGVAVDEYQQDVPDEDDDVCPVECVREFKTDEEFIRILEKSKGTDTLVVVDFFRTSCGSCRYIEQGFAKLCKKSGSHDAPVMFLKHNVIDEYDEESEVADRLRIRAVPLFHFYKDGKLLEAFPTRDKERIIAAILKYSSLEAEDILS, from the exons ATGTCACTGGTTGCCAATGTCATTCCCCGGCAGAATATTCTGCATACCAACTCATTTCTCAGTGTGAGATTAGATCTGTACTTAAACAAACCACTTCTGTCTAAAATTTCCCACTTAGTTTTCAGCTCAGTTCGTAACTACGGTCATGAAAAACTATATCTTGGTGGGATAAGAATTGAACCTGTTATGAAAATCGGACACGATTTCTTCCCTGGTAAAATTGGAGTTGCTGTCGACGAGTATCAACAAGATGTGCCTGATGAAGACGATGATGTGTGTCCGGTTGAATGTGTGAGAGAATTCAAGACTGATGAAGAGTTCATTAGAATTTTAGAAAAGTCTAAAGGGACTGATACTCTGGTTGTGGTGGATTTCTTCCGAACCTCTTGTGGAAGTTGCAGGTATATAGAACAAGGTTTTGCAAAGTTGTGCAAGAAATCTGGTAGCCATGATGCTCCTGTTATGTTTCTAAAGCATAAT GTAATTGATGAGTATGATGAAGAATCCGAGGTTGCCGATCGACTTAGAATCAGg GCAGTACCTCTCTTCCACTTCTACAAAGATGGGAAATTGTTGGAAGCATTCCCAACCAGAGATAAAGAAAGGATTATTGCTGCCATCCTCAAGTACTCGTCTCTTGAAGCAGAAGATATTTTGAGCTAA